The Polyodon spathula isolate WHYD16114869_AA chromosome 13, ASM1765450v1, whole genome shotgun sequence genome includes a region encoding these proteins:
- the LOC121326039 gene encoding tissue-type plasminogen activator-like gives MRFMLLLMAVLPHIFSLEAAPTTSNAELYEYVKEDSRVTCYNGNGADYRGTASGSESGSECLDWDHPLLDFGYYSFEQFQFGLGEHNYCRNPDSSQKPWCYVKKGHRFVKEFCSIPACPQKLTPTCGLKDDNLYKIVGGEIATIDSHPWIASIFYRSRSREMFRCGGSLISPCWVLTAAHCFPEGPDTKPGQYSVYLGKDALNATNSLKEQKFDVENIILHHEFDNSQGSFNNDIALVKLSGQCAVETSSVKTVCLPPTNQMLPQGSYCEIAGYGKEAHSLWYFSQYLREATVQLIPQNTCKSTQYYGSLVTDNMFCAGNPEWKVDSCKGDSGGPLVCDVYGKMFLFGIVSWGENCAEAYRPGVYTRVTNYNQWIAANTGIAALSEGLMYPEKLF, from the exons ATGAGGTTCATGCTTTTATTAATGGCTGTGTTGCCACATATCTTCAGTCTGGAAGCT gCTCCAACGACATCAAACGCAGAACTGTATGAATATGTGAAAGAAG ACTCAAGAGTCACTTGCTATAATGGCAATGGAGCGGACTACAGGGGCACAGCATCTGGGTCTGAATCAGGAAGTGAATGTCTTGACTGGGACCATCCACTGCTTGACTTTGGCTATTACAGTTTTGAGCAGTTTCAATTTGGACTTGGCGAGCACAACTATTGCAG GAATCCTGACAGCAGCCAGAAGCCCTGGTGCTATGTGAAAAAAGGTCACAGATTTGTTAAGGAATTCTGTAGTATTCCAGCTTGTCCACAAAAGCTAA CACCCACTTGTGGCCTGAAGGATGACAATCTCTATAAGATTGTAGGAGGAGAAATTGCAACAATCGATTCTCACCCCTGGATAGCGTCCATCTTCTACAGATCAAGAAGTAGAGAGATGTTCCGGTGTGGTGGGAGTCTGATTAGTCCTTGCTGGGTTCTGACGGCAGCACACTGTTTCCCAGAGGG TCCTGATACAAAACCTGGTCAATACTCCGTCTATTTAGGAAAGGATGCTCTTAATGCCACTAACTCTCTTAAAGAACAGAAATTTGATGTGGAAAATATTATTCTTCACCATGAGTTTGATAATAGCCAAGGAAGTTTCAACAACGACATAG cactgGTGAAACTAAGCGGACAGTGTGCCGTGGAGACCAGTTCTGTGAAAACTGTCTGCCTTCCCCCAACAAACCAGATGTTGCCCCAAGGCTCTTATTGTGAGATCGCTGGATATGGAAAGGAGGcccatt ctttGTGGTACTTTTCCCAATATCTGAGAGAAGCGACGGTTCAACTGATTCCTCAGAATACCTGCAAAAGCACACAGTACTATGGGTCTCTGGTAACAGACAACATGTTTTGTGCTGGCAACCCTGAATGGAAAGTGGATTCTTGCAAG GGTGATTCAGGCGGCCCCTTGGTTTGTGATGTCTACGGAAAGATGTTTCTCTTTGGAATCGTCAGCTGGGGAGAAAACTGTGCCGAGGCTTACAGGCCGGGTGTCTACACGCGGGTTACAAACTACAACCAGTGGATTGCTGCCAACACTGGGATAGCGGCTTTGAGTGAAGGACTCATGTACCCTGAAAAATTATTCTGA